One genomic window of bacterium includes the following:
- the nusB gene encoding transcription antitermination factor NusB, protein MAKPLHLRHKTRVLLLQKLFERYVKNKSIQVFDQSDIDFQSLLQINGFQDYAKELYEKLSSCVSKNLATIDSKIQVYSTERNIDTLPLIDICILRIAVCEKYFARTAEDKVIINEAIELAKEFGGIEDGAFVNAILDNMFKKEAKVTS, encoded by the coding sequence ATGGCAAAACCTCTTCATCTAAGACATAAGACTAGAGTTCTTCTTTTGCAAAAGTTATTTGAAAGATATGTCAAGAATAAATCTATACAGGTTTTTGACCAATCAGATATAGATTTTCAGTCACTACTTCAGATAAATGGGTTTCAAGATTATGCAAAAGAACTGTATGAGAAACTATCTTCATGTGTAAGCAAAAATCTTGCAACAATTGATTCAAAGATTCAGGTTTATTCTACTGAGCGAAACATTGACACTTTGCCCTTGATAGACATTTGTATATTGCGAATAGCTGTTTGTGAAAAGTATTTCGCAAGAACAGCTGAAGATAAAGTCATCATAAATGAGGCGATTGAGTTGGCAAAGGAATTTGGAGGAATTGAAGACGGAGCCTTTGTAAATGCCATACTCGACAATATGTTCAAAAAAGAAGCTAAGGTAACAAGTTGA